AAATAACAGTAGAAAGAGAAAGGGCTTCCCAAGTTGACGTAAAACCACTGTAAACTTGTCACCTTCACAATACATCCCTTGAAACCTCTCATCTGCTCATACAAATTTCTCTCGACACTTGAACAGTAACAGCTTCCACTGTTCAAATGTAACTTAACTACATGAACAGGACAAACAGTCCATTTGAAGGTCTCAGCATGCATGCTACACCTGACACTGGAACAAAAAGCTTCAGAGGGGCTGCCTGAAAAGAGACGCATGCAAGGGCAGGCCAACATAATAGGAATGTCTGAGGAAAAATAGATTATGGTCAGCCTGCCTCGCTTTCCTGCTCCTCTTTTCtggatcatctctctctctctctctctctctctctctctaaattgaAAGTAGCGCCTATAAATGGCCAACCTCCTCTCTTCAAAGGTAGGCATGGAGGCAGGCCAAGGCATGGCTCAAGAGGGGAAATGGGAGACctttgaggaggaagaagaggcctcGTTGCTCTCTGATTTACCCACTGCCACCGTTAAGTCTAACGACGTGGAGGGCAAGATGGACGGAGCGGCGGACGACTTCGAGTTCCGGGTCTCGGCAGGAGGAGGCCTTCTTGAAGGTGATGGGGCCGCGGTGGCGGCCATGTGCTCTGCTGACGAAGTGTTCTTCAAAGGCCACATCCTGCCGCTTCGGCCCTCCGTCGACAACGGCGGCTCCACCGGCAGTCGCGGGCCGAGCCGGTGCGGCTCACGGTCGGACTCGATGGACCGGTGCTCGACGGCCATCGCGAGCCTCGGCTTCGATACGAGCCGGAgcaacagcagcaacagcagcagcaggagcagcAACTGCGTGAGCAGGAGCCATTCGTCCAACAGTACTCACTCCAGTAACGCTTTTGATCTTCCCCGCTCATTGCTCTCCAACAAATTCTACACCCATCCCAGTCCGAAGCCGCAGCTCCGCCACGCGAGGAAGGCGAACGCCAGCCGGAGGAGCACGACCTCGGCCCCGCCAGGGTGGGGGATCTTCTGGCTGGGCCTCATCAGGCCGCCTCATATCGAATTGTACGACTTAAGGTCACGGAGATCCGGTAACGGCACTGCTGGACGGAAGAGCGACGCCCATGCCGTGCATGAAAAGAAGTCTGTGAGGTCTAATGAAGATGGCAGTGCCAGTGCCAGAAGCAGTTCTTCCTCGAAGAGACTTGACGTATGTGACGGTGAAGATAAGGTAGAGAAGAAGGCGACGCGGCTCGTCGGACGTGGTTTCAGTTGCAAGTGCACGCTGGATGCGGTGGAACCGAGATCGATGGCTGAGAAGAAGAAGCAGGATGGGGCGAGTTTGAAAAGGGCGGACAGCATGTGCAGGAGTAGGATATTTGAATGGTTGGAGGAGCTGTCCATTGCAAAGGCAACAGGGAGCCGAGACAGTGGTGGTGGTGTTCACTGAATTGTCCATCATTTGGTATTCTGTTTCTTTTCAATTTATgttcatctcttcttcttcttcttcttcttcttcttcttctttctgtcTTTCTTTTATGTTATTGTCTTAGGGAGTTGCAATGTAATGAGTGAGTATGCTCAACTTTGAATAGCCTTTATTGTTCTCTTGTAACTCTGACATGTTCCTTGTGGGAAGATGGTGTGGTGGGGGGTTGGAGTTCATGATAAGAGCATGACACGTTTTAAGAGGGTCTGGTGGTGATGGAGATGGCAATATAGCCTTTTGCTGATTAGTATATTTGTATTTCACAAAAGAAAAGGTTCCTAAATCAGGTTTTTGAGGATTTCCCATATGAGAAATGCAGGAAGCACTTATTGCAATTGTAGGATTCCTTGTTTTGATGTTTTCAAGTTTCACAGTTCATGATGTACATCATTCCTTCTTTTCCTTAATAAATGGATTGGGTAATAAATGATACTATAAGATGCTGTATTGTATTcataagaaaaagagagaaaaaagaagttGCCACATGATCTTAATTGACTGAGAGAAAAGATTAAAAAGTAGATGCTCATTTCTATGATGTAGCAGATGATAACTTAGCCAAATAATATAATGTTCACTCAAAAATTTCACTGACAAATTGTTCCTTTGTTTCATTTATTAGATTCAAGACtcttttttatttgattaaaaatatgataacactaatataataaaaatttattagaTGAACATTCAACACAAAATATTGCTGAGGCATGCAACAATGAGAACACAAGAGGAAGGAGGGGAAGAAAATACAAGTGTAGTTGTCCATGAAAGATAGCTTTCAACATTGACTGATACAGCAATTACATGTATaactctcaattcatgcacagttAGGTCTCTAGAAAGCAGTTTTTTGCAGCTCTCTCAGCTTTCCATGCTTTCCgaaagctttgtaaaaagagCACAGAGAAAACACAGGAAGAATCCATAAAGCTTAcatttctcttttctctttctcgtCCATTGCTGTGAGTCATAATGTGCCAAAACTAGGCACGCTGAGAGCTCAAATGCCACGCCTTGCCTCCTCAAGTCATGCGCCAAAAGATGCAGCAAGCATGAGCCAAAGCTACGAGCTCTTATTACCTCGTTTGAAGATAAAAAGTAGCACAAGGAGGGGGAACACATCCAATGGGAGATGGCACAAACTCTGAGGACTAAACCAACTGTGCAAAAGCATCTGCAATGATCACATGAGAGAAAACCCCAAGAGAAGAGTCGAAGAGGTTGAGTCTTCCTCACCTGCCTTCAAGGAAGAAAGATGCAGCGTGTCCCTGGTTCGGCAGGAACAAGTTTGTAATGTAATTGGAGAAGGTATATGGAACGCTAAGTTTGGTTGAGTTAGCCTGTTAGGTGAGTTAATATTTATGGAGGATCATTCCTAGTCAATCTTATTTTACTAGGCTAAAATACATTTTTAATTCTAACTCCACAAtgattttgtttcctttttcttaCCTTTCTTAGTTTGACCATTGCACAATCCTTAATTAAAACACTAATGACCTTTGAACTCAGAGATGACATGGTCTTAatggcttctttttttttgttggtttGCTATAGCTTCCTTTTTCAAATGAGAACACTGATCCACAAATTCCTGTATCTTGGCATTGAGAGATAAAGATGACTGATACAGCAGCATCCCATTGATTTGAACTGCATAATTATTGAAATATTTGACATCAGGACCTTAAAATTCTGGCTTTTGTGGTTTGTTGGATTATAGGCATCACTTGATTAAGCTAAGTAGCATTATTTGAATTCACCACCAATTGCTGGGGTTGAGAATGAGTTTGATGATTGTGGGATGTATCTACATTTTTGTGTGTATATATCAATCAAGATTTGCTATCAATTACATTTTTATGTCTTCCTATACAAGTCATGATGGTGGAGTGATGTCTTCCTACACAAGTCATGATGGTAAAGTAAGAGCAACTGTGCTTATGACTCCACATGTGGATAGTTAGTTGTCTTTATAGAAAAGCTCAGTCCTCAGTTACCAGCAGTGGGAAGAGTTGCAGAGCCCACTACAGGAGAAGACAAATATGCATTGCCATTTCTCTGCTCTGACTTTGGAAGCTTAGCTGCATGATTCTGATTTGCATGTTAAACTTCAATCCTTTGTATTTGCTTATTACTCTCTTTAAACCTTAACTTTAGTGCATATCTGTTACCTTTATATGTCAACCATGGTGTGGTTAAAGTCCAAATGTGGATTAGGTTGTTGATACATTCCCCATCTTACACTAAGGTAAAGCATGCACACtccttattttcatattttctctTTCATCTACTCCTGCTTACTGAAAAATATACAACAATAATAGTAAAATGGTAAGTCTTCATTTTTATGATCGACTAAATAATTTCTCTTTCTGAAAAATATGCTATTTTTTCTTGCATGATTCGTCTTGTTATAATTTTCAAAAGATCAATCTTCAAATTCATTAAATTTGTCTCTTCAAGTCTTTGGATCACATTTCAATAAATTCTAGTTTTAAAAGGGCGATGAtagaataaaaaacaaagaacagaaggtattaaaattttcatcgtgTCAAGAAATTCTTAAGTGatgcaa
The window above is part of the Musa acuminata AAA Group cultivar baxijiao chromosome BXJ2-6, Cavendish_Baxijiao_AAA, whole genome shotgun sequence genome. Proteins encoded here:
- the LOC103989764 gene encoding uncharacterized protein LOC103989764: MAQEGKWETFEEEEEASLLSDLPTATVKSNDVEGKMDGAADDFEFRVSAGGGLLEGDGAAVAAMCSADEVFFKGHILPLRPSVDNGGSTGSRGPSRCGSRSDSMDRCSTAIASLGFDTSRSNSSNSSSRSSNCVSRSHSSNSTHSSNAFDLPRSLLSNKFYTHPSPKPQLRHARKANASRRSTTSAPPGWGIFWLGLIRPPHIELYDLRSRRSGNGTAGRKSDAHAVHEKKSVRSNEDGSASARSSSSSKRLDVCDGEDKVEKKATRLVGRGFSCKCTLDAVEPRSMAEKKKQDGASLKRADSMCRSRIFEWLEELSIAKATGSRDSGGGVH